Proteins from one Camelina sativa cultivar DH55 chromosome 8, Cs, whole genome shotgun sequence genomic window:
- the LOC104709317 gene encoding glutathione S-transferase T3-like, translating into MDPRNPYRFWDQNFVDLLNSQKDSNCSDNPIPPISTQSSQPIQFSNPFSSQPLNFSPGFSSQPLNITPTSESEDCIQVTADKIDEDRGRGSRKRWSAEEDVHLISAWLNTSKDPVVSNEQRIDSFWKKVADYYKAHDGGTGSNARGPSQCKARWNKINHQVNNFVGCYAQASTRRKSGESEDDVVSMAYEFYKNDMNKPFMLGHCWSELKNDQKWITERHEECSNKRTKLASKGDFSAHSSNGGEMRPPGVKAAKKKGKKPAISIDVEDGSVCFGMTYEAVSLPSKVKHVGSQANGSLPFTGVSFVLYLV; encoded by the exons ATGGATCCTAGAAACCCTTATCGTTTTTgggatcaaaattttgttgatcttttgaattctcaaaaagACTCCAACTGTTCTGATAATCCTATTCCTCCTATTTCCACCCAATCCTCTCAGCCTATTCAGTTTAGTAAtccattctcttctcagcctttAAACTTTAGCCCTGgattctcttctcagcctcttAACATAACCCCAACATCTGAATCTGAAGACTGTATCCAGGTTACGGCAGATAAGATTGATGAAGACAGAGGCAGAGGAAGTAGGAAGCGGTGGAGTGCAGAGGAGGATGTTCATCTCATAAGCGCTTGGTTAAACACAAGCAAAGATCCAGTGGTGAGCAACGAGCAGCGGATAGATAGTTTCTGGAAGAAGGTTGCAGACTATTACAAAGCTCACGATGGAGGAACCGGTTCAAACGCAAGAGGGCCTTCACAATGTAAGGCAAGGTGGAATAAGATAAACCACCAAGTCAACAATTTTGTTGGGTGTTACGCACAAGCGAGTACAAGAAGGAAGAgtggagaatcagaagatgatgttgTGAGCATGGCGTATGAGTTTTACAAGAATGACATGAACAAGCCGTTTATGCTAGGACATTGCTGGAGCGAACTGAAGAATGACCAGAAATGGATCACAGAACGCCATGAAGAATGTAGCAATAAGCGGACTAAGCTTGCTTCTAAAGGAGATTTCTCAGCTCATTCGAGCAATGGAGGAGAGATGAGGCCTCCCGGGGTTAAAGCTgccaagaaaaaaggaaagaaaccgGCAATTAGTATTGATGTGGAGGATGGTTCTGTGT gttttgggaTGACATATGAAGCTGTCTCGTTGCCATCTAAAGTGAAACATGTTGGTAGTCAAGCGAATGGAAGCT TGCCATTCACGGgtgtctcttttgttttgtatcttGTTTAA